In Aeromicrobium yanjiei, the sequence GACAGCGAGTAGAGCGTGTCGCTCGAGCGCACGAAGGCGTGTGGGTCGAACTCGCGGCGTGGTCCACGTCCGGGCGGCGTCACCCAGGCCATCGCTTGACGGTTGAGCATGAAGGAGGCCATCTGCTCGGCGCTGCCGTAGATGCCGCTGCGCTCTTCCGGAGCGGCGGACATCGCGCCCTGCACGGCGGCGGCGATCAGGTCGTAGCCGTTGTGCTCGAGCACGGTTGCTGCGGTGTCGTCGGTGGGGCTGGTCAACCACCGGTAGACCTGCGGAAGGTCCTGACCAGACACGGCGGCCGCCAGCAGGAGGTTCGCCAGGAGATCTCGACCCTTGGGGCCGAAGTAGCCGTCGATCTTCGCGTCCGGGTCGTGTGAGGCGGCCTCGAAAATGTCGGCCAAGGAGCGTGCCTTGACCTCATCGGTGACGTACGACAGCGGATTCCACCACCAGGTCAACGGCTCGCCGACGAGACCTTGGGGGTCGAAGACCCAGGTGGTCCCGATGGTGTCGCGGTAGGCGCGGGTGGTCCGTACGACGTCATCTTTGTTCGACGTCGTCAGCACGGCGCCGGGGGCACCGAGGATCTCGGGGATGACGAAGCTGGTGGTCTTGCCGATGCGGGCGCCGGCGATGACGAGCATGACGTCTTCCCAGGACCGGTAGAGCGTGCGCTTGCCCTTGATGGTCTGTCCCACCGGGACCCCAGGGCCAGCTGTGACGCCGAGTCGTTTGGCGATCTTGCCGGCTTCAGACTCACCAAGCGGGCCGAGGCGGCTGCCCCGGGCCAGATGTTGATCGGACTTGTCGATCAGTTGGCGGCCCCCGGTCCCGCGCAGCAAGAGCCACAGCACCAGGACGATCAGGATCAGGACGGCCGCCGCGGCCGTTGCCGCGAGCTCGGTTGCCGTCGACGTCCACTGCACGGTTCCGTCGAACAGTCCGATCACGAGCTTGGCCGGGTTGGACGGCGGCGCGGGCTTGTCATCCAGGTGTGCCGCGCCGTGCAGCACAGCCCAGAGGACTCCTGCGGCGGCAAGGATCGTGAGCGCGGCAGCTAGCCCGAAGGCGGGGCCCAGGTCGACACCGGAGGTGCCGGTTCTGCGGGCTGTGGAGGACATGTCAGATGGCCTGGCTTCCTAGGAGGCTGTTGCCGTCGGTGGGTTCGATGGCGTCGTGCCAGCGTTTGTTGGTGTCGTTGACGGCCCGCTCGACGTCGGTCAGGGCGACTTGGAACGGGATGCCGGGACGTCCACCGACTTTGACCAGGAACTTGCCCCGTCCGGGTGGTTCGGCTTCTCGGCCGGACTGGGGGTCCCATGACGGTGGGGCTGACCAGCCGACCAGCATTTGCTCTTCGGCGCGGGACATCATCACGGCCTCGTTGAGCCGTGGCATCTCGGACTGCGGGAGGCCCCCGCATAGCACCATGCCGGCGCGCTCGACGAAGCCGCGGGCTTTCATTCGGTCGTGCTCGTCGGGCAGCGACATTAGGTCGGCCATGGTGTGGGAGATCATCGCCATGCCGACGCCGCGTTGGCGGTTGAGCCGGGTGAGGGCGTCGACGCGGTCGACCATGCCCCTTCCGGCGCGGATCGCGCGCCACAGCTCGTCCAGGACGACGAAGTAGTTCCGTTGCGGCTCCAGTCCGGCATCGGCCAGTGCGTGGGCGACGTTGATGGCGCCGAAGCCGTAGGACCAGCACGCCAGCATGACGGCGGCCTGCAGGTCCGATTCGGAGTCGTCGATCGAGGAGATGTCGAACACGACGGGCCGGTCACGTTTCATCGGGACGGTGGTCTGTTGGGAGAAGATGTTCCCGAACCGCCCACCCGACGTCAGACCCATCAGGGTCGCCTCCAGGCCCTCGGTGATGTCGCGGTAACGGTTGATGTCGCCCCGGTCCAGGGCCACGTGACGCAGGTCCTCGGGGGCGTCCTGGATGACCTTGAGCAGATCCGCCAGCACCGGAATGCCATCGTGCCGCTCGTCCAGGATCTTCAGCGCCCGGTCGATGATCGTCTCTTCACGATCGGTGGGGGGTTCTGCTCGCAAAATGGTGATGAGGGCACCGACCATCGTGAGGCGGCGGCCGTGCGCGTCGGCAAGAACCTGCTGGCGGTGGGCGCCGGTGAGCCGTTCAGCTGCCTCATACGCTTCGCCCGGGTCGAGGACATTGATCGCGCCGCGTCCACGCCCAAGGTCGATGACCTGTCCGTCCATCTCTCGGATCAGGTCAACGTAGTCCGGTTTCAGGTCACCGAAGACCATCGGGTTCACCCCGAAACCTGACAGGCCCAGCGCCATCCGCCGCACCAGGCTGCTCTTGCCCAGGCCGGGCAGCCCGAGCACGAACGCGGACGGGTTGGAGATGAGGTTGGCGCGCTGGAACCAGCTGATCGGGTCGCAGCACAGGGTGCCGCCGGTCAGCATGTTGCGGCCAAGCGGGACACCGACCATCGGTGACCCGGAGCCGGCGGCGTAGGGCCACAGGCCGCACACCTGCACGGTTGTGCCGCGCCACTCCGTGGGTGCCTGCAGGTAGGACACTCCCCCGGCAGCTCTGCCGGCCCAGCCACGCGAACCCGGGCGGGTGGGGTTCTTCGCCAGGTCTCTCGCGGCCTTGGCGTCCGCACCCTTCTGCGCTTCGCTCAGGTCTTCGGCCGCCGTCGCGGTGGTGTCGCGGCGCCGCCGTCTCCGGATCACATCGCGTCCCGGATCTCGACGGGAATCCGCAGATGCGATTGCAGCACAAGGCCCAGCGGTAGGCATGCTGCGAATGCGGTGTCTTGGGACCCGTAGACGGGTCGGATCACGAGCCTTGCGGTGGCGGCGAGGTTGTCGATCGCCGCCCGGGCATCGGGCATCCGGTCGGAGTCGGTGACGGTGGCGGTGATGAGGATGCCGAAGTCGACCAGCCCGGCGCCCTTGGCCTCTTCGGCCGCGGTCGATGCCGCCGACCTGGCTGACGTGACAGCTCGAGCAGAGGGCCGGTTGGACGAGCCGATGCGGAAGTCTGCGTTGCGTTTGTCGGTTTCGACGGTTCGGGCAGCCTTAGCCGAGTCCAACGGCCGGTAGATGATGGTGACTCGCTTGCGGTCGACCTCGCCGTGCGGGGACAACAGCCGGGTCAGCACCGAGGAGAACACCTCACCTCTGGGCGCGGATGTCATCTCCCAGGTGCGCGAGAACGCGCCATCGTGGCGGTAGTAGTCCCAGCCCGTCTCCGTAGCCGTGGGTCCGACGTCCGTCCACGACAGGTTCGGGGCGTGACCGCCGGCGTGGACGTCGTCGATGAGGGCGGCCGCGGCCGGGTCGTACGCGACGCGGACGATCTCGCACAGTGTCTGCGCGTCGACCGGCCTGGCCGGTCCCGCACCCGTGGCTGCGAGAGTCTGCGTCAGGCCCGGCAGACGTGCTGCGAGATCGCGGGCCACGTCGTCAGCGTTGCGTTTCTTGCCCGCGTAGGTGCGGCCGTTGAACGTCAGCGACACCCATGCCCGGACCTGTGCTGAGCCAACCGGATAGTTGTCCATCACTTGGCCCAGCATCGTCTTGGCCAGCTCGGGTGCGTTCGGGTCGATCCGCCCCGTGACCTCGCGGCGCAGGCGTGCGCCGGTGTCTGGCGCGGTCTCCACAGTCACCGCGGCCGCCACCACACCAAGTTCGTGGCCGAGCGCTGCGAGCCAGTCGCCCCACGCGGCCACCCAGGAGTCGATCTGGTGCTGGTCCACCAAAGAAGCGCCATCGGGCTCACACCCGATGACCACCGAGAAGTGGCCGACCGACGGTGTCTCCAGCACAGCAAAAGGACGGTTGTAGGAGTCGTGGTGCTCGGTGAGCTTGGTCTGCGCGAGCAGCCCGGGCAGCTGGAACGTTCCCCAGCCGGTCCGGCCCAGGACACCGGAACGGTAAACGTGCTGGCGGCGGCTCTTGGTGCGTCGCCAACCGATCCGGTTGGCGAGGCGCTGCAGGCCCGAGCGGCCGTGGGAGTCCTTGACGATCATCAGGGACAGCACGATCACCACCAGGATCGTCCAAACAGCGGCGACCATCAGCTGGTGCAACGTCATCAGCACGATCAGGCCGAGGATGCCAGCGAACACCACACCGGTCCCGATCGTGCCCAAAGGGCCGATACCGGGTGACTCGGGGCGTCGAAAGTTGCCGTACGTCCGAACCTTCGCGGCCTCGTTACTTGCTTCCATCCGGTCCCCCGTCTCCGACAGCCTCGCTGGCCGCCTCCTTGCCCTTGGTCATGACTTGGCCTGCGGCAGCGACTCCGGCGCCAACGGGGCCGGCTGCTGCACTGGAGCCGCTGGCAGCGGCACCGCCACCAGACGCCACGCCCGATCCACCTGATCTGGGCGCACCGCCGCCGCCACCGGCGCTCATCGCCGGCACGCTGCCACCAAGGGCAGCACCAGAGGGCCCGGAGGACCCGCGGCTACCCGGCGTGCCCATCGAGGCCGGTGACTGCGAAGGCTGCGAGATCGCGCCCGTGGGTCCGCCGCCCGTTGCGTGGCTGGCCACGGCGCCGGCGGCCATCACACCAGCGCCACCACCACCGCCGCCGCCCGACAGGCCACCGACCAGCGGCACGCACAGCTTCATCAGCGCCGGCAGCGCCGCGACCGCCAAGACCATCATCGTCATGCCGGTCAGGGCGCCCATGAGGTCCTTGGAGTCACCAAACAGCTCGAACGCGGCCGCATACACGAGCGCGGCCGCGGGCTTGTAGAGCGCGAACGCGATCATCCAGCCGACCGTCTTTTGGAACCACTGCTTGCCGGACTCGGTGTTCGTCGCAGCCGCAGACAGCGGCAGAATCCCGGCCAGGAGCACGAGCATCCCCGACCGGGCGATCATCAACACGATCTGAGCGATAGACGCGAGAATCAAGATGAGGCCGACCAGGATCACCAGCATTGCGCCCAGCGGGCCGCCGGTGGTCGTGACTGCGGCGAGCATTCCGGTCATCTTCTTGTTGAAGTCGGCGCCCCCGGCGCCGCCGATCAGCCAGGTTGAGAACTCGTCGCCCGCCACAACGACCAGACGCAGCACAGCCAGCCCGCCACCGGTGACCAGCACCAAGGTGATGAGGGACTGCCCAAGGTCGCGCAGCGGTTGAGCCCTGGCCTCCCACGCCATGCGCGCACCGGCGATGATCACGCTCAACACCGCGGCGAAGCCAACGAACCAGAACAAGTTGTCCTGCAGCTTCGTGGCCGTCTCACCCGAGCCCAGACCGACAGTCGGAACCTTCGTCCAGATCGTCGCCACCGACTTCACCGACTCGCCCACAGCCTCCGAAACCGCCTCAGCGAACTTGTCGATCGCACTCCCCGCCACCGAAGACGCCGCGCCACCGGCGACGTCGCCGACCTTGTCCTTCACGACGTCGATGGGGTTGGGGATGGCCATCACGACACCCCGCTCCACGGCACGAAGCCGCTGAGAGACGTAACCGCATTTCCCTGGATGCCGGCGCTCGAAAGCTCCCACTTCCAGTCACCTTCCTGCCACACCATCGTCATCACAATTTGCAGGAGTCCTCCCGAGTCGGGGCCGTCGGTGAGGCGAGCGATCACGCTCACTGTTGAGCGATCCGGCGAGTAGTCCTCGATACGAAATCCTGCGATCTGCGCCGGAATCTTGGTGGTAGCACCGCCGTCGTCGCTTGCGAGGAAGGCGTCCAGGGCAGGGCCAGGAACCATTCGTGATCGCACAAGGGCCTCGCTCGC encodes:
- a CDS encoding type IV secretory system conjugative DNA transfer family protein, producing MSSTARRTGTSGVDLGPAFGLAAALTILAAAGVLWAVLHGAAHLDDKPAPPSNPAKLVIGLFDGTVQWTSTATELAATAAAAVLILIVLVLWLLLRGTGGRQLIDKSDQHLARGSRLGPLGESEAGKIAKRLGVTAGPGVPVGQTIKGKRTLYRSWEDVMLVIAGARIGKTTSFVIPEILGAPGAVLTTSNKDDVVRTTRAYRDTIGTTWVFDPQGLVGEPLTWWWNPLSYVTDEVKARSLADIFEAASHDPDAKIDGYFGPKGRDLLANLLLAAAVSGQDLPQVYRWLTSPTDDTAATVLEHNGYDLIAAAVQGAMSAAPEERSGIYGSAEQMASFMLNRQAMAWVTPPGRGPRREFDPHAFVRSSDTLYSLSKEGQGSAGGLVAALAAAVCEAAEDLAKTQRNGRLPVPMLVVLDEAANVCRWKELPNLYSHYGSRGILISTYLQSPAQARSVWGVDGFEKLKSTANINVYAGGVDDIKYLGELVQAIGKYTHDRPSVSHGKNGRTVSRQEQSDDILDVADLRAMPRGRALVLASGTRAALIRTTPWMAGPHAGAVKDAQS
- a CDS encoding ATP/GTP-binding protein, encoding MPTAGPCAAIASADSRRDPGRDVIRRRRRRDTTATAAEDLSEAQKGADAKAARDLAKNPTRPGSRGWAGRAAGGVSYLQAPTEWRGTTVQVCGLWPYAAGSGSPMVGVPLGRNMLTGGTLCCDPISWFQRANLISNPSAFVLGLPGLGKSSLVRRMALGLSGFGVNPMVFGDLKPDYVDLIREMDGQVIDLGRGRGAINVLDPGEAYEAAERLTGAHRQQVLADAHGRRLTMVGALITILRAEPPTDREETIIDRALKILDERHDGIPVLADLLKVIQDAPEDLRHVALDRGDINRYRDITEGLEATLMGLTSGGRFGNIFSQQTTVPMKRDRPVVFDISSIDDSESDLQAAVMLACWSYGFGAINVAHALADAGLEPQRNYFVVLDELWRAIRAGRGMVDRVDALTRLNRQRGVGMAMISHTMADLMSLPDEHDRMKARGFVERAGMVLCGGLPQSEMPRLNEAVMMSRAEEQMLVGWSAPPSWDPQSGREAEPPGRGKFLVKVGGRPGIPFQVALTDVERAVNDTNKRWHDAIEPTDGNSLLGSQAI
- a CDS encoding SCO6880 family protein, coding for MEASNEAAKVRTYGNFRRPESPGIGPLGTIGTGVVFAGILGLIVLMTLHQLMVAAVWTILVVIVLSLMIVKDSHGRSGLQRLANRIGWRRTKSRRQHVYRSGVLGRTGWGTFQLPGLLAQTKLTEHHDSYNRPFAVLETPSVGHFSVVIGCEPDGASLVDQHQIDSWVAAWGDWLAALGHELGVVAAAVTVETAPDTGARLRREVTGRIDPNAPELAKTMLGQVMDNYPVGSAQVRAWVSLTFNGRTYAGKKRNADDVARDLAARLPGLTQTLAATGAGPARPVDAQTLCEIVRVAYDPAAAALIDDVHAGGHAPNLSWTDVGPTATETGWDYYRHDGAFSRTWEMTSAPRGEVFSSVLTRLLSPHGEVDRKRVTIIYRPLDSAKAARTVETDKRNADFRIGSSNRPSARAVTSARSAASTAAEEAKGAGLVDFGILITATVTDSDRMPDARAAIDNLAATARLVIRPVYGSQDTAFAACLPLGLVLQSHLRIPVEIRDAM